The Phycisphaeraceae bacterium genome contains the following window.
CGCCTCGGTGATCGTGACAAGCCTGCGGCGCCGAGAGCGCCCGCATCGCCGCCGGGAGTTCTTCCCCGCGAGGTCGAGATCACATGGCAGGAGAGGCTTGACATCGAACTTGAGGATGAGTCGAAGGGCTCCCGCATCCGCAGCGCGCGCTTCCAGGGCGATGTGAAGGTCGATCACGCTGACTTCGCGCTGGGCTCAAGGAGTCTGCTTGCCCAGTTCGGTCCGGGCCGAGCGGGGCGCGATGACGCCGTGCTCAAGCGCATCGTGGCCGACGGCAACGCAAAGGCGTCGCGCCTGGGCGATCAGGGTTCGCTTGCGGCCACACTCATCGACCTTGAACTTGACGAGGATTCACAGGGCAGGCCGATCCCGACGGTGATGAAGGCGCGGGGTCGTGTGGAGGCGCGCGACAGCACGCAGACGATGTGGAGTCCCGACCTGATGGTCTTCTTCGAGCCGAAGGGTGCCGACTCCGCCGCCACACCGCGCGGAGTCCGAGGCGGTCTCGCGCTTGAAGGCGACATGGGCGATGTTGAAGTGACGCGCGTGCTGGCGGGCACGCTCGAGGAACTCGGACCGCCATTGGATGCATCCGCTGGCGGCGACGCCGGACCGATCGAGCGCGGAGTGCAGGTGCTTCTGCGAGACGGCGCCCGGGTGTTTGCGAAGCGGCTCGATGGCAATGCCCGCGATCGGCGGGTCACCCTCGATGGCCCCGATGTGATGATCGTCCAGCGGAATGTCGTTGCCGACGGCCTCCAGCACCTCGACATCGACGAGGCCAAGGGAATGATCGTCTCCGTTGGCCCCGGCCGATTCCGGCAGTTCCGCGAGCCCGTGGTCGACGAAGCCGTTTCGCCGAGGACACGGCCCGTACCCGCCGAGCGTCCGATGCTCGACGCGTCCTGGTCCGAGGCGATGCGCTTCAATGATCGCGCCCATGGTGGCGGCGGCACGCTCGACCTCGATGGCAGTGTTCGTGTTCGAGCGGAGCGGAGCGCCCGCGAGTACTCGGCGCTCGACGCGCGGACCGTGCAGCTTGACTTCCGCCGTGATGCGAATGCGGCGCCCTCAGGGGCCGAGCCGGCTCCTGCGGGAGAGGGCGAGGCGAAGGAATCCGACGGCCTCCTGAAGTCCGGAACCCGAAGCCTCGAGCGCTTCGTGGCCAAGGGCGATGCGCGTCTCGAGAGCCAGACCTGGGCGACCGACGCTCGACAGGGCACGCCGCGACTCTTCGTTGTCACCGGCGATCATGTCGAGTACCAGACGCTCACTGGTCGGGCTGATGTCATCGGCCCAGGCTCGCTTCTCGTCCACGACACGAACGCCAGGGCGGATGGCGGCGGCGGCGTCGACTTGCGCGGAACGACGCGCTTCAAGTGGACTTCTGCGATGCGGATGGTGCCGCTGAGTCCCGGCTCACAGCAGTTCATCATCACCATGGGTGACTCGGTTGAGATGAAGCACGCGGGGCTCGCGCAGGGCAGCGACATGACGCTCTCCTGTCGCACCCTCGAGGCGACGATCGTTCGACCGGGCTTCGAGCCGGGGGCAGCGCCTGGCTCGGCGACCGGCGCCAAACCTGCGGATGCAGCCACGGGTGCCCTTGCGAAGAGCGCCGACATCGATCTCGGCGGGCCGGCGGAACTGAGGCGCATCGTCGGTCGAGGGCAGGTGATGATCACGGCGCCCGATGCGAACATCGAGTGCGAGGAGTTCGACTACGACCTCGCGACGCAGATCGCCCAGATGCGGGCCCGCGACGGACGATTGGTCACGGTGCTTCAGCGCGGTTCGGCCACGCCCGTTCGAGCGGCAAGTGTCATTTGGGATCGTGCGACGGGGCGCATGACCGTGCAGTCAGGCGGCGGCGGCGTCGGCCGTTGAAGCGCCGCCGTTCACCCACGAAGCCATCTCGCCGAGGGGGCGGATCTCATCGCCGCCGGCGCGTGACGGTCAGGCCCGCCGCCAGTGCGAGGAGCGCCAGCGCACCAGGCGCAGGGATGGTCTGAGTGTCGATCATCCCGGTGCCATCGGTGCCGAAAAGCAGACGCACATTGCCGATCTGCATTTCGTTCAGGCCCGAGGCTCCGCTGAAGGTGAGCACGAGCGAGTTCTGGATGAACGGGAACTGCGCGCCGCCGAAGGGCACCGAGGTGCCATCGAAGGTGTTGTTCGCGACGATGCCGTAGTTGGGGCTCGAGTTGCCGAGGGTGATCGAGCCGCCATGGAACGCGCCGGCGAATCCGGTGGTCGCCGCGCCATATCCGGCAAGCGGCTGGGAGCCGAGCACGCTGGTCCATGAACCCGCGAGAGCGCCGGTCGTGTTCGAGGCGGTCTTGCTCGTCCAGATCTCGCTGCCGGGAGCCAATGCAATGCCGCTGAGCACGAGATTCGGACCGCCATTGACGACATCAAAGACGACACCGGTCAGCGCGTTGCCCTGGGCGGTGGTCCGATTCGAGGTCGTATTCGTCAGCACCACGATGAGCGAGCTGCCGCTCACCGAGAAGCTCGCCGTTCCCGAGGCGTTGGAGCTGACCTCCGGGTTCCAGCCCGAACCGGTGAAGAGCACATCGGCGCTGGTGCTCGAGGTGACACCTGTGACGATGAGCGCGGCAAAGGGGAGGGCGATCTTGAGCGTGAAGCGTGGCATGGTGTCCTTCGGGAGAAGGGTTCGAACAGGTGGCGTCCGCCGAACGAACGGCTGCCACCTCAACCATGCGAAACGGCGGGTTCTGTGAGAAGTCCTGGTCGCGTTCAGGGGCCGCCCTGAGCCGAGAGCGCGGTCCATGCCGTCAAAGACGGTGCGATAACGCGGGTTCAGAGGCGAGAGCGAATCGCCCAGAGATCGGGAAAGAAGGGACGGAAGAGCGTGCTTCGAAGGTACTCCGCGCCGGCGGATCCGCCCGTTCCCATCTTGAAGCCGATGGTCCGCTCGACCATCTTCACATGGCGATATCGCCACTCCTGCACGCCCTCGTCGAAGTCGACGAGCAGTTCACAGAGTGTCGTCTCGGGGCGCTGGGCGCGGTAGAGGCCGATCAGCACCTCCTGAATGGCGCTGCTCTCAATCGGCGGAAGCGTCACATCGCGCGTGAGTGCGTCCGCCGGCACCGCATGTCCAGCCTTCGCGAGAAAGCGAAGGAAGGCGTCCCAGATGGTCGGCGCCGCGAGGCGCTGCGCGAGAGCGGCCCGCTCCTCGCTGCCCTCTGGATAGCGATCGAGGGCCTTCGGGTTCTTCTGGCCGAATGCAAACTCGAAGGCGCGAAACTGCCAGCTCTGGAAGCCGCTCGCGCTCGAGAGGAAGCTCCGGAAGGAGAGGAAGTCGACCGGCGACATTGTTTCGAGCACATCAATCTGTGCCACCATCGTCTTCAGGATGGTG
Protein-coding sequences here:
- a CDS encoding PEP-CTERM sorting domain-containing protein (PEP-CTERM proteins occur, often in large numbers, in the proteomes of bacteria that also encode an exosortase, a predicted intramembrane cysteine proteinase. The presence of a PEP-CTERM domain at a protein's C-terminus predicts cleavage within the sorting domain, followed by covalent anchoring to some some component of the (usually Gram-negative) cell surface. Many PEP-CTERM proteins exhibit an unusual sequence composition that includes large numbers of potential glycosylation sites. Expression of one such protein has been shown restore the ability of a bacterium to form floc, a type of biofilm.) produces the protein MPRFTLKIALPFAALIVTGVTSSTSADVLFTGSGWNPEVSSNASGTASFSVSGSSLIVVLTNTTSNRTTAQGNALTGVVFDVVNGGPNLVLSGIALAPGSEIWTSKTASNTTGALAGSWTSVLGSQPLAGYGAATTGFAGAFHGGSITLGNSSPNYGIVANNTFDGTSVPFGGAQFPFIQNSLVLTFSGASGLNEMQIGNVRLLFGTDGTGMIDTQTIPAPGALALLALAAGLTVTRRRR